The genomic window TCAGAGTGACTCACTGTATGTTAGCGCGACTGATACGCTATCCAAGATATATCTTTACTAGGTCAGCGTGACTCACTGTATGTTAGCGCGACTGATACACTATCCAAGATATATCTTTACTCAAAAGGGAgtagaaagataccaaagggatatatTCAATAGCATTAgttaaaaacaaactgacaacgcgtttgtaaaaaactaaaaaaatcgaCATTTGACTAGCTACCAGTGTGATTAAAATGCAAAAAGAAAACTGCAAGTGCATACAAACTAATCGTAACAATAGttgcattatataaaaaaatgatacacTATAATTAAGAAAAAATGTGTCATATGGAAACATGTAGTGTCATGATCGGAATGATGTCTCAACCAATACGTTTTTAGGTCTTTCTTTCACACTCCGTTTAGGATCTCTTTCCATAAATCTTTCCAAAGCAAAACCATTGTACAaagacaaaattacaaaaagtaacAAACTCAAGTGAAAATTCAAATCGGGAAGTCCATTATCAAACCACatcaaactaaagaaaacaacTACAATATGGGTTCAGGcttttccttatgtagaaaatgatggattaaacctggttttatagctagctaaacctctcacttgcatgagaGCCGCATACAAAATTCGATGATCATAATGACAGTTATTTTTGTCATACGTAACACAAAAAAGGCAATGTAAAAACAATGTAATTATTTTATTcgttttcttattttataaaatctttttttttatttttgacaggCAACAATAAAATGGAAAATTCGGCAACTTTAGTCTCGGTGTTGTACGATATAAAACGGGAAGAATGGAAATCATACAAAAGATCATTCCAAACGTATCTTCGGTATTTTACCAATATACTAAAACTTAAAACAAAGCTGgttttgttttgtgaaaattcAACTTTACAACTTTTGAAGTCTAACAGTGAATATCTTGCTcataaaaatatacatacaatTGTAATACCATATTCTCAACTGGAGTATGCTAAATTTCGGAGCAAAATAGAAGAGACGTTGTCGTCTGAAGAATTCCAGAGAGataataaaatgttaaacaatccCGAGGGTTACTCAGCTGATTATATTGTATTAATGAACAATAAATTATCATTTATGAAAGAAGCTGTGGAGAAGGACCCGTTTCATACATCCCATTTTTTCTGGATCGATGCCGGATATGGACATGGAAACCGGTGGTTCTTTCCCACGGCATCAAAATACTGGGAACcaaagaatctgcttaaattgaAGAACAAAATTACCTACATTAAATTGTACGAGAACCCAGACGCCTTTAAAGGATATGAGTTACAGATATATAAAGAACAAGCTGCACCTGTTTTAAACGGTGCCTTTTTTGGTGGAGACAAAGAGTCAATAATTGAATACTATCATCTATATGATTCAGTTTTTAAGGAATATTTATTTACACATAATATCGTAGATGATGATCAAAACATAGGTATTTTCTGTTATTATCGACGACCTGAACTCTTCAATCTAGTTTTCGGAGATTGGAACGATGTGATGAAATTATTTggttaatatattattttataagtGATTTTGTATCAGACGAAGACTTCTTTTCTATGAAtattttatgtgatttttttggCAAACTTCATTTTGTATCGAAAGCTCGCCACACTAACAGTAATGCATCAAATACTAAATGCACATTACATTGTCTTACTACTTGCTATATATGCGGTATGAGTTTTTGCTTAATGTTAAAGGCCGGACGATGACTTATAGTTGCCAACTTCTACGCCTGACTCAGAGGGAGAATTGTTTCAATTTACAAGCACAACACATCTCATTTTTACATGCAATCTTATATGATAGACAGAACAAAGGAATAATCAGATTGGAAATATAATTCAACAATTAAACTTCAA from Mytilus galloprovincialis chromosome 5, xbMytGall1.hap1.1, whole genome shotgun sequence includes these protein-coding regions:
- the LOC143074830 gene encoding protein HtrL-like; the protein is MPRILFIKRNLILVSLFLFFAVYFVTSWHGFKYLLKEEIGSKIKEPLFLKGNNKMENSATLVSVLYDIKREEWKSYKRSFQTYLRYFTNILKLKTKLVLFCENSTLQLLKSNSEYLAHKNIHTIVIPYSQLEYAKFRSKIEETLSSEEFQRDNKMLNNPEGYSADYIVLMNNKLSFMKEAVEKDPFHTSHFFWIDAGYGHGNRWFFPTASKYWEPKNLLKLKNKITYIKLYENPDAFKGYELQIYKEQAAPVLNGAFFGGDKESIIEYYHLYDSVFKEYLFTHNIVDDDQNIGIFCYYRRPELFNLVFGDWNDVMKLFG